From the Phycisphaerales bacterium AB-hyl4 genome, the window CCGCGTCGCGGGCGATCGAGGCGGGGGTGACGATCGCCAACCGCATGGGCGCCCATGGCGTGTGGCTGGCGCAGATCGCGCGACTGTCGCTGCTCGAACGTATGTTGATCACACTTGAAACGGTGTACGCCGAGGGGGGGCTGCCAGGCGATGGGCTGCGCGATCGGCTGCTGGCGATCGACCTTCGACAAGAGCTGGCCGAGACGTTCCGCGCGGAAGGCGTGCACACGCTGCGCCTGGTCAGTGATACGGACCCGCAGACCACAGCGGTCAACTGGTCGACGCGCGGGTGGTGGTATCACGATACGGCCTACCTGTTGGAGCAATACCGCGAATGTATGGCGATGCTCGAAGATGAAGCGCTGCCGATGCGGGCGTTGCCGGTGGGGGAGGATGATGTGCAGCATCCGTTCTGGGCGCGGACGAGCCGGGTGGTGCTGCCGGGCGTGCACGCATCGCTGGGCGCTCGGCTGGCGGTGCAGATGCGGTTAGCGATGGCGCTGACCGCGATCGAGCTGCGCGAGCAGGCGGCGGACGGGGGGGCGCTGCCGAAGACGTTGGAGGGTGTGGCGGTGCCGAGCGTTGAGCCGGGCGTCGATCGGCCGATCGTGTACGAGCGCGATGCGGATGGGGCGGGTTTCGCGCTGCGCAGCACGGACGAGTTGGTGGGCGAGCCGGTGTGGTGGCGGTGGTGACGTTTGTGGGGGGGGGAGCCCACGCCGTGACGGCGTGGGCTTTCGTGGGCTTAGTGGGCTCATGTTTTTCGTTGGTGTGATGATGTAACAGGTACGTAAGGGTATTGATGAACGGCACGACGGAAGTGGATCAGATGTGGGGGCTTTCGATCGCGATGGTGGTCGTGGCGGCGGCGACGCTGGCGGTGCTGGTGTGGCGGGGGTGTCTACGGGCGAACGCGATGGCCGACGGGCCGAGGCGGGATGTGGGGTTGCAGTGGTGGGACCTGCCGACGGCGCTGCTGGTGATGGTGCTGGGGATGCTGGCGTTCGGCGGGGTGGGGGCGCAGGTGTTCGAGCTTGAGCCGGGCACGACAAGGCCCGCGGGCGGCATCCGCGCGCAGGCGGCGTGGGTGCTGCTGAGCCAACTCATCGGGCAGGGCGTGGTGCTTGCCTATGTCATGTGGCGGACGGCGGCGGCGGTACACGGCTGGCGGCGGTTCGGGCTCGTGCCGACGCGGCCGACGCGCGACGCGTGGATGAGCCTGCTCGGGCTGGCGGCGGCGCTGCCGTTGGTCGTGGGCACGTTGAGCCTGATGTCGATGATCGGCGAATGGGTGGGCATGCCGGCCCCGGCGGTGGGGCATGAACTGCTGGACGAGCTGCTACGGTCGGACGACGCGGTGGGACTGGCGATGATGATCGTGGCGGTGGTCGTGGTGGGGCCGTTCTTCGAGGAACTGATCTTTCGCGGCGTGGTGCAGACGTCGCTGATGAGCGTGTTGGGTGCGGCACGGCGGTGGCTGGTGGTGGTGATCGCGGCGGTGGTGTTTGCGCTGATTCACGTCGGCGCGGGCACGTTCGACCCCGAAGGCGTCGGCGGCGTGCCGTGGCATGCCCTGCCGGGCCTGGCGGTGTTGGGCGTGGTGCTGGGGTGGCTGTATGAAAAGACGGGCAGCCTGTGGCCGGCGGTTGTGGTGCACGGCGGGTTCAATGCGTTCAACGTGGCGATGGTGCTGGCGATGCAGCGGTGGGAATGGTTGTGAATGCAAAAACGACCGCCGCCCCCCTCAGGCGAGCCGGGTCGCGTGCGGCGGTCGGGTGGGCTGTGTTATGCTGATGGGTTCGTACGGGCAATAACGCCAAGCCCCGGGGACACCTCCGGAACACCCCCGCAGACACTTGCCGGAGCATCCCCCCGGTATATCCCCCGGAACTCCCCCTGAACGTAAGGCGTAAAGTAAACGGCCCCTCCGGGCGGCGACTCAGCAAAGCGCGGCGAAGGTCAGCAACGTCAAAACGAGGATCTTCCGACGACGACTGAACTGCTCACGCTGAAGTCCGAAAAAATTCGACACGACTCGTACCCTCCTGGTATTTGCGTCTCGTACTGCGTCTCTCGTACCGATAAGCGTACCACAACCTCCGTGCCGGTCGACAAACTCTTTGTGATGAGCCTCTAAGACCATGCTGGAAAATGACTTGCTTTTTTTGTTGAAAAACAGGCGGTTTGACTCAAGATGCCGGATGTCGCCTGCGTGCAACATGATGGTCGCCGCGGTGTTGCTGCTGGGCATCATGGCGGGACCGAGTGCCGGCCTGCTGCACGCGTCCGATAACGATTCGTCGGCTGCGCCGCGGCTCGACCGGGCTCATGCTCGGCAGGCTCACCGGATCGTCGAGCAGTGGGTCGAGCAGGGCGAGGTGCCCGACACAATCGACGCGACGGTGGCGGTGACGGGGCTGTCCGGCGTGCGGGTGACGCTGTGGCGGGATGGCATGTCGTACGGGGCGGGTGAGGCGTATGTGGACGATCTGGCGGCGGTGACGGACGACACCGGCCCGGCGATCGACCTCGTGCCCATTGTCGCCGAGGCGGCCCGGCAGGCGCTCGCCGGCGTGCAGGACACACTGACCGAGGCGCAGTTGCGAGCCCAGATGGACGGCCTGGACCTCGCGGAGACGCAAGCCCCGGCCGGCCTGGTCGACCTCGCGGGCGACCTGCTGGTGAGCGTGCAGCTTGGCGGGCAGTTGGATCGCATCCGCCTGCACGACGAAGCGGCGATCAACGAGTTGTACGCCAACTTCGCACCGGGCGCCCACGGCCTGCGTGTCACTGCCGGCAGCGACGGCCGACGTGCTGCCGTGATCTGGCCCGCCACGGTCATCGAGCGCAACATGTCGCCGCGCGGCCAGTTGACGCACCTGCTCTCGGCCACCGGGCATGACCCGACCGCCATCAGCCGACTCGCTCGGCCGGGCGGCCCGCGGCTGGCGCGCTTCGAAACGTTGCACGTCGTTCGGCCGAAGCCGGGCTGGGGCGTTGAAGACATGGTCCGCGGCGCGGTGCTGCTGCCCGAGCAGCAGGTCGACGAAGCGACGCTGGATGACATCATCGATCGACTGAGCAAGCACCTGGCCCGCCGATTCACCAGCGAGGGGCTGGTCCGCGGGCGATATCTGCCGACGAGC encodes:
- a CDS encoding lysostaphin resistance A-like protein — encoded protein: MNGTTEVDQMWGLSIAMVVVAAATLAVLVWRGCLRANAMADGPRRDVGLQWWDLPTALLVMVLGMLAFGGVGAQVFELEPGTTRPAGGIRAQAAWVLLSQLIGQGVVLAYVMWRTAAAVHGWRRFGLVPTRPTRDAWMSLLGLAAALPLVVGTLSLMSMIGEWVGMPAPAVGHELLDELLRSDDAVGLAMMIVAVVVVGPFFEELIFRGVVQTSLMSVLGAARRWLVVVIAAVVFALIHVGAGTFDPEGVGGVPWHALPGLAVLGVVLGWLYEKTGSLWPAVVVHGGFNAFNVAMVLAMQRWEWL